A single window of Pseudomonas benzenivorans DNA harbors:
- a CDS encoding acetyl-CoA C-acetyltransferase, whose amino-acid sequence MSQPRRVAVVGGNRIPFARANSAYATASNQEMLTSALEGLIERFNLHGERLGEVVAGAVLKHARDFNLTRECVLGSRLAAETPAYDLQQACGTGLEAALLVANKIALGQIDCGIAGGVDTTSDAPIAVSEGLRKILLQANRAKSTGDKLKSLLQLRPRHLAPSLPRNSEPRTGLSMGEHCERMAQAWGIRRDEQDRLAVASHQNLAAAYAEGWQDDLLTPFLGLTRDQNLRPDIDLDKLADLKPVFDRGLNGTLTAANSTPLTDGASLVLLASEDWAKARGLPVLAYWRDGEAAAVDFVTGQEGLLMAPVYAVPRLLARNGLSLQDFDYYELHEAFAAQVLCTLKAWEDADYCRDRLGLAQPLGAIERSRMNVKGSSLAAGHPFAATGGRIVANLAKLLAAAGQGRGLISICAAGGQGVTAILER is encoded by the coding sequence ATGAGCCAGCCGCGCCGCGTCGCCGTAGTCGGCGGCAACCGCATTCCCTTCGCCCGCGCCAACAGCGCCTACGCCACGGCGAGCAACCAGGAGATGCTCACCAGTGCCCTGGAGGGCCTGATCGAGCGTTTCAACCTGCACGGCGAGCGCCTGGGCGAAGTGGTGGCCGGCGCCGTGCTCAAGCATGCGCGGGACTTCAACCTGACCCGTGAGTGCGTGCTGGGTTCGCGCCTGGCCGCCGAGACGCCGGCCTACGACCTGCAGCAGGCCTGTGGCACCGGCCTGGAAGCGGCACTGCTGGTGGCCAACAAGATCGCCCTGGGGCAGATCGACTGCGGCATCGCCGGCGGCGTCGACACCACCTCAGACGCGCCCATCGCGGTCAGCGAGGGGCTGCGCAAGATCCTCCTGCAGGCCAACCGCGCCAAGAGCACCGGCGACAAGCTCAAGAGCCTGTTGCAGCTGCGCCCGCGCCACCTGGCGCCGTCGCTGCCGCGCAACAGCGAGCCGCGTACCGGGCTGTCCATGGGCGAGCACTGCGAGCGGATGGCGCAGGCCTGGGGCATCCGGCGCGACGAACAGGACCGCCTGGCCGTGGCCAGCCACCAGAATCTTGCCGCGGCCTATGCCGAGGGCTGGCAGGACGACCTGCTCACCCCCTTCCTCGGCCTGACCCGCGACCAGAACCTGCGCCCGGACATCGATCTCGACAAACTCGCCGACCTCAAGCCGGTGTTCGACCGCGGGCTGAACGGTACCCTGACCGCGGCCAACTCGACACCGCTGACCGACGGCGCCTCGCTGGTGCTGCTGGCCAGCGAGGACTGGGCCAAGGCCCGCGGCCTGCCGGTGCTGGCCTACTGGCGCGATGGCGAGGCGGCGGCGGTGGATTTCGTCACGGGCCAGGAGGGCCTGCTGATGGCGCCGGTGTACGCGGTGCCGCGGCTGCTGGCGCGCAACGGCCTGAGCCTGCAGGACTTCGACTACTACGAGCTTCACGAGGCCTTCGCCGCCCAGGTGCTGTGCACCCTCAAGGCCTGGGAGGATGCCGACTACTGCCGGGATCGCTTGGGCCTGGCGCAACCGCTGGGGGCCATCGAGCGCAGCCGGATGAACGTCAAGGGCAGCTCCCTGGCCGCCGGCCACCCGTTCGCCGCCACCGGCGGGCGCATCGTCGCCAACCTGGCCAAGCTGCTGGCGGCGGCCGGGCAGGGGCGCGGGCTGATCTCGATCTGCGCCGCCGGCGGCCAGGGTGTGACCGCGATCCTGGAAAGGTAA
- a CDS encoding methyltransferase domain-containing protein gives MKDRHFDELATRFAEKIYGGAKGAIRLAVLQADLAEALPDRPLRVLDIGAGLGHMALWLAGRGHLVTLAEPAAPMLEGARARFAGAGQPATFIQAPWQELLGQLNQPYDLVVCHAVLEWLAEPEAILPVLHQLTAPGGWLSLAFYNKDALIYRNLLKGHFRKLRKAEFAGEKSSLTPQRPLDPRELAAQLDGLWQVESQSGVRVFHDYMAPEFQLKAEPIDLLEMELAYRRHPSFAGLGRYLHWICRPR, from the coding sequence ATGAAGGACCGCCACTTCGACGAACTGGCCACCCGTTTCGCCGAAAAGATCTACGGCGGCGCCAAGGGCGCGATTCGCCTGGCGGTGCTCCAGGCCGACCTGGCCGAAGCCCTGCCGGACCGCCCGCTGCGGGTCCTGGACATCGGTGCCGGCCTCGGCCACATGGCCCTGTGGCTGGCCGGCCGCGGCCATCTGGTGACCCTGGCCGAGCCGGCCGCGCCCATGCTCGAAGGTGCCCGTGCGCGCTTCGCCGGCGCCGGCCAGCCGGCCACCTTCATCCAGGCGCCCTGGCAGGAGCTGCTCGGCCAGCTCAACCAGCCCTATGACCTGGTGGTCTGCCACGCGGTGCTGGAATGGCTGGCCGAGCCCGAGGCCATCCTGCCGGTGCTGCACCAGCTCACCGCCCCCGGCGGCTGGCTGTCGCTGGCCTTCTACAACAAGGACGCGCTGATCTACCGCAACCTGCTCAAGGGCCACTTCCGCAAGCTGCGCAAGGCCGAGTTCGCCGGCGAGAAGAGCAGCCTGACCCCGCAGCGTCCACTCGACCCGCGCGAGCTGGCGGCGCAACTCGACGGGCTTTGGCAGGTCGAAAGCCAGAGTGGCGTGCGAGTATTCCACGACTACATGGCGCCCGAGTTCCAGCTCAAGGCCGAGCCCATCGACCTGCTGGAAATGGAGCTGGCCTACCGCCGCCACCCGAGCTTCGCCGGCCTGGGCCGTTACCTGCACTGGATCTGCCGGCCACGCTGA
- a CDS encoding DUF4136 domain-containing protein, whose product MTRVATLLLCLTLAACQGPNPYSAQSTPLPPAPAPAQAAEALDRSAYPAAPRDYARYRNWAWHNDQPPAGSAWASSEQVQEALSNALDQRGLRPAQSPAAADLRVHSELRLERRIRQVIDHYDDHYDRGYYADYPGHWGRMPVERAYEVEVLVVRIELFDSRDGQPVWQGLAELPSGGSQAERADALRAACKRALQGFPPA is encoded by the coding sequence ATGACCCGAGTCGCCACGTTGCTGCTGTGCCTGACCCTGGCTGCGTGCCAGGGCCCGAACCCCTACAGCGCGCAATCCACGCCCCTGCCGCCGGCACCGGCACCGGCGCAGGCCGCCGAGGCGCTGGACCGCAGCGCCTACCCCGCCGCCCCACGCGACTACGCCCGCTACCGCAACTGGGCCTGGCACAACGACCAGCCGCCGGCCGGCAGCGCCTGGGCCAGCAGCGAGCAGGTGCAGGAGGCCTTGAGCAACGCCCTCGACCAGCGCGGCCTGCGCCCGGCGCAGAGCCCCGCCGCGGCGGACTTGCGCGTGCACAGCGAACTGCGCCTGGAGCGGCGCATCCGCCAGGTGATCGATCATTACGACGACCACTACGACCGTGGCTATTACGCCGACTACCCGGGCCACTGGGGACGCATGCCGGTGGAGCGCGCCTACGAGGTGGAGGTGCTGGTGGTGAGGATCGAGCTGTTCGACAGCCGCGACGGCCAGCCGGTGTGGCAAGGGCTCGCCGAGCTGCCCAGCGGCGGCAGCCAGGCCGAGCGCGCCGACGCCCTGCGCGCCGCCTGCAAGCGCGCCCTGCAAGGCTTCCCCCCGGCCTGA
- a CDS encoding 3-oxoacyl-ACP reductase, with product MSDRYLAFANSAAGRRLLRALGLPTPVRLERWAAGHARVLDGALLLAGDGDLLASVLGFAHRLSGERYAERPDRLGLPCWKLAEGPRLKALVFDASGLNRFEQLSALRACFQPALKGLGKCPRLVLLGRPPESLEDPQAASVQRALEGFSRSLGKEVRRGGCVQLLYVAAGAEPQLEGALRFFLSPKSAYVSGQVLRLAPCTAQVKDWTRPLAGKQALITGASRGIGAAIAETLARDGAEVVLLDVPAAEDALAALAARFGGRAVTLDIRSEDAPHRLVEALPDGIDILVHNAGITRDKTLAKMSEAQWDAVIEVNLQAPQRLTQALLHANKLREQARVVLIASISGIAGNPGQSNYATSKAGLIGLAQAWAPALGERGISINAVAPGFIETQMTAAMPLALREAGRRMNALGQGGLPQDVAEAVAWFAQPGSGAVSGQVLRVCGQSLLGA from the coding sequence ATGTCCGACCGCTACCTCGCCTTCGCCAACTCCGCCGCCGGGCGCCGCCTGCTGCGGGCCCTGGGCCTGCCGACACCGGTGCGCCTGGAGCGCTGGGCGGCCGGACACGCCCGAGTGCTGGACGGTGCCCTGCTGCTCGCCGGCGATGGCGACCTGCTCGCGTCCGTGCTGGGCTTCGCCCACCGGCTCAGCGGCGAACGCTACGCCGAACGCCCGGACCGCCTCGGCCTGCCCTGCTGGAAACTGGCGGAGGGTCCCCGACTCAAGGCCCTGGTGTTCGACGCCAGCGGTCTGAATCGCTTCGAACAGCTGAGCGCACTGCGCGCCTGCTTCCAGCCTGCGCTCAAGGGCCTGGGCAAATGTCCCCGACTGGTGCTGCTGGGGCGTCCACCGGAGAGCCTGGAGGACCCGCAGGCCGCCAGCGTGCAGCGCGCGCTGGAGGGCTTCAGCCGCTCCCTGGGCAAGGAGGTGCGCCGCGGCGGTTGTGTGCAGCTGCTGTATGTCGCCGCAGGGGCCGAACCCCAGCTGGAAGGCGCGCTGCGCTTCTTCCTCTCGCCCAAGAGCGCCTACGTATCCGGCCAGGTATTGCGCCTCGCCCCCTGCACCGCGCAGGTCAAGGACTGGACCCGGCCCCTGGCCGGCAAGCAGGCGCTGATCACCGGCGCGTCGCGCGGCATCGGCGCCGCCATCGCCGAGACCCTGGCGCGCGACGGCGCCGAAGTCGTGCTGCTGGACGTGCCGGCCGCCGAAGACGCCCTCGCCGCCCTGGCCGCGCGCTTCGGCGGCCGCGCCGTCACCCTGGACATCCGCAGCGAGGATGCTCCGCACAGGCTGGTGGAGGCCCTGCCCGACGGCATCGACATCCTCGTGCACAACGCCGGCATCACCCGCGACAAGACCCTGGCGAAGATGAGCGAGGCGCAATGGGACGCGGTCATCGAGGTCAACCTGCAGGCTCCGCAGCGGCTGACCCAGGCGCTGCTGCACGCGAACAAGCTGCGCGAGCAGGCGCGCGTGGTGTTGATCGCCTCGATCAGCGGCATCGCCGGCAACCCGGGGCAGAGCAATTACGCCACCAGCAAGGCCGGGCTGATCGGCCTGGCCCAGGCCTGGGCGCCGGCGCTGGGCGAGCGCGGCATCAGCATCAACGCGGTGGCACCGGGATTCATCGAGACCCAGATGACCGCCGCCATGCCCCTGGCCCTGCGCGAGGCCGGCCGGCGGATGAACGCCTTGGGCCAGGGCGGCCTGCCCCAGGACGTCGCCGAGGCGGTGGCCTGGTTCGCCCAGCCGGGCTCCGGTGCCGTCAGCGGCCAGGTGCTGCGGGTCTGCGGGCAAAGCCTGCTGGGCGCCTGA
- a CDS encoding MaoC family dehydratase — protein MATDWRELPEPPPLPGLYARALLRRGIRGRCLPDLGLRCPVSVEPEHLARYRDICAFDDDARLPPTYPHVLAFALQLQLLGDPAFPFPLLGLVHLENRIRVLRQLAGLGPFTISVHTADLRPHAKGAQFSLITRLEDQLGLLWEGDSAILCRGLTLAGPPPDHQAFPELALSELAHWQAPADIGRRYARIAGDYNPIHLSALSARLFGFPRAIAHGLWNKARCLAALGQQLPPAGYAIEVRFQKPVLLPAELRLLASAPAAQGQGQLRLLGGDDLPHMVGRWKAL, from the coding sequence ATGGCCACCGACTGGCGCGAGCTTCCCGAACCACCTCCGCTGCCCGGCCTGTATGCCCGCGCCCTGTTGCGTCGCGGCATCCGCGGCCGCTGCCTGCCGGACCTGGGCCTGCGCTGTCCGGTCAGCGTCGAGCCCGAACACCTGGCGCGTTATCGCGACATCTGCGCCTTCGACGACGACGCCCGCCTGCCGCCCACCTACCCCCACGTGCTGGCGTTCGCCCTGCAGCTGCAGCTGCTCGGCGATCCGGCCTTCCCCTTCCCCCTGCTCGGCCTGGTGCACCTGGAGAACCGCATTCGCGTGCTGCGCCAGCTGGCCGGCCTGGGGCCCTTCACCATCAGCGTGCACACGGCCGACCTGCGCCCCCATGCCAAGGGCGCCCAGTTCAGCCTGATCACCCGCCTGGAGGACCAGCTCGGCCTGCTCTGGGAGGGCGACAGCGCCATCCTCTGCCGCGGCCTCACACTCGCGGGGCCGCCGCCGGATCACCAAGCGTTTCCCGAGCTGGCGCTGTCGGAGTTGGCGCACTGGCAGGCGCCCGCCGACATCGGCCGGCGCTACGCCCGTATCGCCGGCGACTACAACCCCATCCACCTGAGCGCCCTCAGCGCCCGGCTGTTCGGCTTTCCCCGGGCCATTGCCCACGGCCTGTGGAACAAGGCGCGCTGCCTGGCGGCCCTGGGCCAACAGCTGCCGCCGGCCGGTTACGCGATCGAGGTACGCTTCCAGAAACCGGTGCTGCTGCCCGCCGAACTGCGCCTGCTGGCCAGCGCGCCGGCGGCCCAGGGCCAGGGCCAGCTGCGCCTGCTCGGCGGCGACGACCTGCCGCACATGGTTGGCCGCTGGAAGGCGCTCTGA
- a CDS encoding nucleotide pyrophosphohydrolase → MDLAELTARLHIIRDRNDWRQFHSPKNLAMAASVEMAELVEIFQWLSEEQSRQLPAAQLEHAGQEVGDIVLYLLLLCSELGIDLEQAVRAKLADSERRFGR, encoded by the coding sequence ATGGACCTCGCCGAACTCACCGCCCGCCTGCACATCATCCGCGACCGTAACGACTGGCGCCAATTCCACAGCCCGAAGAACCTGGCCATGGCCGCCAGCGTGGAGATGGCCGAACTGGTGGAGATCTTCCAATGGCTGAGCGAGGAACAGTCGCGCCAGCTGCCCGCCGCGCAACTGGAGCACGCCGGCCAGGAGGTCGGCGACATCGTCCTCTACCTGCTGCTGCTGTGCAGCGAGCTGGGCATCGACCTGGAGCAGGCGGTGCGCGCCAAGCTGGCCGACAGCGAACGGCGCTTCGGCCGATGA
- a CDS encoding GNAT family N-acetyltransferase — protein sequence MNHPATLSHRAACEADLATVVEFPRSAQELFFSYPRASWPLTVAQLAAAMAERNNSTVALLDGRVAGFANFYQTQANELCALGNLMIAPWARGQGVAHYLIAEMERQAREDFNATLMRASCHNDNAAGLLLYARLGYRARDIVERRDFQGRRVALVQMEKALP from the coding sequence ATGAACCACCCCGCCACTCTCAGCCACCGAGCCGCCTGCGAAGCCGACCTGGCGACCGTGGTCGAGTTTCCCCGGAGCGCCCAGGAACTGTTCTTCAGCTACCCCAGGGCCAGCTGGCCGCTGACCGTCGCGCAACTGGCCGCGGCCATGGCCGAACGCAACAACAGTACGGTGGCGCTGCTGGACGGCCGGGTCGCCGGCTTCGCCAACTTCTACCAGACGCAGGCCAATGAACTGTGCGCCCTCGGCAACCTGATGATCGCCCCCTGGGCCCGCGGCCAGGGCGTCGCGCACTACCTGATCGCCGAAATGGAGCGCCAGGCCCGCGAGGACTTCAATGCCACGCTCATGCGCGCCTCCTGTCACAACGACAACGCCGCCGGCCTGCTGCTCTATGCCCGGCTCGGCTACCGCGCCCGCGACATCGTCGAACGCCGCGATTTCCAGGGCCGCCGGGTGGCCCTGGTGCAGATGGAGAAGGCCCTGCCCTGA
- a CDS encoding DUF4136 domain-containing protein: MRLSLLLIASLLLVTACQATRLNRDFDPQRDFASYRSWSWQEPAVQYKPDDPRLNSGLTEQRLRTAIAAQLEQRGLRAAKPGATADLRVQAWLIVDDRQQQVSTSYGGGWAGHWGGVWGGPAYVETRTLDYQVGTLQIDLFDGRDGQLVWRGSAAQSLRGDAAGPAERDATIRQTVAKVLGQYPPR, from the coding sequence ATGCGCCTGTCCCTGTTACTGATCGCCAGCCTGCTGCTGGTGACGGCCTGTCAGGCCACCCGCCTCAACCGCGACTTCGACCCGCAACGCGACTTCGCCAGCTACCGCAGCTGGAGCTGGCAGGAACCGGCCGTGCAGTACAAGCCCGACGACCCCAGGCTGAACAGCGGCCTGACCGAACAGCGCCTGCGCACGGCGATCGCCGCCCAGCTCGAGCAACGCGGCCTGCGCGCCGCGAAGCCCGGGGCCACCGCCGACCTGCGGGTCCAGGCCTGGCTGATCGTCGACGACCGCCAGCAACAGGTCAGCACCAGCTACGGCGGCGGCTGGGCCGGACACTGGGGCGGCGTCTGGGGCGGCCCGGCCTATGTCGAGACGCGCACCCTGGACTACCAGGTCGGCACCTTGCAGATCGACCTGTTCGACGGCCGTGATGGCCAACTGGTGTGGCGCGGCAGCGCGGCGCAAAGCCTGCGCGGCGACGCCGCAGGCCCTGCCGAGCGCGACGCGACGATTCGCCAGACGGTGGCCAAGGTCCTCGGCCAGTACCCACCGCGCTAG